Proteins encoded by one window of Thermoplasmata archaeon:
- a CDS encoding recombinase family protein: MPDGRCQRCWGTKNLVNHEVDANPRGDPTVRREKVILCKHCADTAPTDGLLFWEVYMRFGSTREMLQHYGVDDEEEALRRLCMERNLNEREVVRRARGQQSAEALNAATKKTNSFLAYASPYGYDYVNGALQIRPEEARVVSIIFRRYLEGKGIAKICQELNREGFRTKTGRAWASQTIANILSNPVYCGLSRLNGGIKRGKHEALIELDTFNRVQSEMQRRIRRPDQRKMEAPQLKLEDYVE, translated from the coding sequence GTGCCCGACGGCCGGTGCCAGCGGTGCTGGGGGACCAAGAATCTCGTGAACCACGAGGTCGACGCGAATCCCCGCGGCGATCCGACCGTGCGGAGGGAGAAGGTGATCCTCTGCAAGCACTGCGCGGACACGGCCCCGACGGACGGCCTCCTGTTCTGGGAAGTGTACATGCGGTTCGGATCCACCCGAGAGATGCTCCAGCACTACGGGGTGGACGACGAGGAGGAGGCGCTCCGTCGGCTCTGCATGGAAAGGAACCTCAACGAGCGCGAGGTCGTGCGTCGCGCACGCGGGCAGCAGAGCGCCGAGGCGCTCAACGCGGCCACGAAGAAGACGAATTCCTTCCTCGCCTACGCCAGCCCGTACGGCTACGACTACGTGAACGGAGCCCTCCAGATCCGCCCCGAGGAGGCACGGGTCGTGTCCATCATCTTCCGCCGCTACCTCGAGGGGAAGGGCATCGCCAAAATCTGCCAGGAACTGAACCGGGAGGGCTTCCGGACGAAGACGGGGCGGGCCTGGGCCAGCCAGACGATCGCGAACATCCTGAGCAACCCGGTGTATTGCGGCCTCTCTCGTCTGAACGGGGGGATCAAGCGCGGAAAGCACGAGGCGCTCATTGAGCTCGACACGTTCAACCGCGTCCAGTCCGAAATGCAGCGCCGGATCCGCCGCCCGGACCAGCGGAAGATGGAAGCGCCGCAACTGAAGCTCGAGGACTACGTCGAGTAA